A section of the Humulus lupulus chromosome 2, drHumLupu1.1, whole genome shotgun sequence genome encodes:
- the LOC133818798 gene encoding B-box zinc finger protein 24-like isoform X2 yields MKIQCDVCEKAPATVICCADEAALCAKCDVEVHAANKLASKHQRLLLQCLSTKLPRCDICQDKAAFIFCVEDRALFCQDCDESIHSANSLSSNHQRLLATGIRVALNSSCNKDTKKSCLEPPNRNPEQVSTKMPAQSLTSSWSVDDLLHFSDFDSSDKKEPIEFGELDWLTEPGFFGEPLPQETLAAAEVPQLPVVPQSSNFNSYRPAKSSAPFKKPRLETPVDDDEFFIVPDLG; encoded by the exons ATGAAAATCCAGTGCGACGTGTGTGAGAAAGCTCCTGCTACAGTAATTTGTTGCGCGGACGAAGCAGCTCTGTGCGCCAAGTGCGACGTGGAAGTTCATGCAGCGAACAAACTAGCCAGCAAACACCAGAGGCTTCTCCTGCAGTGCCTCTCCACCAAGCTTCCCAGATGTGACATATGCCAA GATAAAGCAGCTTTCATTTTCTGTGTGGAAGACAGAGCTCTCTTTTGTCAGGATTGTGATGAATCTATTCATTCAGCTAATAGTCTCTCTTCAAATCACCAGCGCCTTTTGGCAACAGGAATACGAGTGGCCTTGAATTCCAGTTGTAACAAGGACACCAAAAAGAGCTGCTTAGAGCCACCCAATCGGAACCCTGAACAAGTTTCAACAAAAATGCCAGCACAAAGCCTCACTTCATCTTGGTCTGTTGATGACTTGCtacacttttcagattttgattcttCTGACAAG AAGGAGCCGATCGAGTTTGGAGAACTGGATTGGCTAACAGAACCAGGCTTTTTTGGTGAGCCACTACCTCAGGAAACCTTGGCAGCTGCGGAAGTTCCTCAGCTTCCAGTAGTACCACAGTCTAGCAATTTTAACTCATATAGACCTGCCAAATCCAGTGCACCCTTCAAGAAGCCTAGGCTCGAGACCCCAGTTGACGATGACGAGTTCTTCATTGTTCCTGATCTTGGCTAA
- the LOC133818798 gene encoding B-box zinc finger protein 24-like isoform X1, which translates to MKIQCDVCEKAPATVICCADEAALCAKCDVEVHAANKLASKHQRLLLQCLSTKLPRCDICQDKAAFIFCVEDRALFCQDCDESIHSANSLSSNHQRLLATGIRVALNSSCNKDTKKSCLEPPNRNPEQVSTKMPAQSLTSSWSVDDLLHFSDFDSSDKQKEPIEFGELDWLTEPGFFGEPLPQETLAAAEVPQLPVVPQSSNFNSYRPAKSSAPFKKPRLETPVDDDEFFIVPDLG; encoded by the exons ATGAAAATCCAGTGCGACGTGTGTGAGAAAGCTCCTGCTACAGTAATTTGTTGCGCGGACGAAGCAGCTCTGTGCGCCAAGTGCGACGTGGAAGTTCATGCAGCGAACAAACTAGCCAGCAAACACCAGAGGCTTCTCCTGCAGTGCCTCTCCACCAAGCTTCCCAGATGTGACATATGCCAA GATAAAGCAGCTTTCATTTTCTGTGTGGAAGACAGAGCTCTCTTTTGTCAGGATTGTGATGAATCTATTCATTCAGCTAATAGTCTCTCTTCAAATCACCAGCGCCTTTTGGCAACAGGAATACGAGTGGCCTTGAATTCCAGTTGTAACAAGGACACCAAAAAGAGCTGCTTAGAGCCACCCAATCGGAACCCTGAACAAGTTTCAACAAAAATGCCAGCACAAAGCCTCACTTCATCTTGGTCTGTTGATGACTTGCtacacttttcagattttgattcttCTGACAAG CAGAAGGAGCCGATCGAGTTTGGAGAACTGGATTGGCTAACAGAACCAGGCTTTTTTGGTGAGCCACTACCTCAGGAAACCTTGGCAGCTGCGGAAGTTCCTCAGCTTCCAGTAGTACCACAGTCTAGCAATTTTAACTCATATAGACCTGCCAAATCCAGTGCACCCTTCAAGAAGCCTAGGCTCGAGACCCCAGTTGACGATGACGAGTTCTTCATTGTTCCTGATCTTGGCTAA